In Rothia mucilaginosa, one genomic interval encodes:
- a CDS encoding transporter substrate-binding domain-containing protein: MSAMINRRTVLAGSAFTGLAALLAACGSSSSSTASSTNKLEAIKSAGKIRVGLEGTYRPFSFHDSNGNLVGFEKEIADLIAKDLGVTAEFIETPWDSLIAGVDAGRYDIVINNVSATDERKQKYDFSIPYLYSEPKVAVKKDSSLQNVSEISGHSSAQSETSNFRKMVEAKGASIVVVSGFDEAIEQVLSGRAEMTANDSVSFAEYFKEHPDANLRLLAGDLGTGSNSSILMAKGQDALRNAIDESLKKHLENGNIKAIYEKYVGEDLSPKN; encoded by the coding sequence ATGTCCGCAATGATTAACCGCCGCACCGTCCTCGCAGGCTCCGCATTCACCGGCCTGGCTGCACTGCTCGCAGCGTGCGGCTCGTCCAGCAGCAGCACCGCATCCAGCACCAACAAGCTGGAGGCTATCAAGTCTGCCGGCAAGATCCGTGTGGGCCTGGAGGGCACCTACCGCCCCTTCTCCTTCCACGACTCTAACGGCAATCTGGTCGGTTTCGAGAAGGAAATCGCCGACCTGATCGCTAAGGACCTGGGCGTAACCGCAGAGTTCATCGAAACCCCCTGGGATTCCCTGATTGCCGGTGTGGACGCTGGCCGCTACGACATCGTCATCAACAACGTCTCTGCAACCGATGAGCGTAAGCAGAAGTACGACTTCTCCATACCCTACCTGTACTCGGAGCCGAAGGTTGCCGTGAAGAAGGATTCTTCCCTGCAGAACGTGAGCGAGATTTCTGGCCACTCCTCGGCACAGTCTGAGACCTCGAACTTCCGCAAGATGGTGGAGGCGAAGGGCGCCTCGATCGTGGTTGTTTCCGGTTTCGATGAGGCTATCGAGCAGGTCCTCTCGGGCCGTGCAGAGATGACCGCGAACGACTCCGTGTCCTTCGCTGAGTACTTCAAGGAGCACCCGGACGCTAACCTGCGCCTGCTCGCCGGTGACCTGGGCACCGGCAGCAACTCCTCCATCCTGATGGCTAAGGGTCAGGACGCCCTGCGTAACGCTATCGACGAGTCGCTGAAGAAGCACCTGGAGAACGGTAACATCAAGGCGATTTACGAGAAGTACGTGGGCGAAGACCTCTCACCGAAGAACTAA
- a CDS encoding transporter substrate-binding domain-containing protein, with translation MTVLNTSAVLNRRSLLLGAALAGTTGLLAACSGGNGSSAGSAQSSSNLLESIKSAGKIRIGVEGTYRPYTYHDASGKLAGFEYDIAETLAKDLGVTAEYIETPWDSLIAGVDAGRYDIVLNNVAPTEERKKKYDFSVPYAHSRARVGVKKDSSLKNVSEISGHTAAQSATSNYRKLVEERGATIIEVTGFDEAIEQVLTGRAELTANDSVSFAEYFKEHPDANLRLLEGEVGPGTNVAVLLPKNQTALKDAIDASIKKHLGNGDFKAIFEKHVGEDLSPTS, from the coding sequence ATGACCGTTCTCAACACCTCCGCCGTGCTGAACCGACGCTCCCTGCTACTGGGCGCGGCCCTCGCCGGAACCACCGGCCTGCTCGCCGCCTGCTCCGGCGGTAACGGCTCCAGCGCAGGCTCCGCACAGAGCTCCTCCAACCTGCTGGAGTCCATCAAGTCCGCAGGCAAAATCCGCATCGGCGTGGAGGGCACCTACCGCCCCTACACCTACCACGACGCCTCCGGTAAGCTCGCCGGTTTCGAATACGACATCGCCGAGACCCTCGCCAAGGACCTGGGCGTGACCGCCGAGTACATCGAAACCCCCTGGGACTCGCTTATCGCCGGCGTGGACGCGGGCCGCTACGACATCGTGCTCAACAACGTAGCCCCCACCGAGGAACGTAAGAAGAAGTACGATTTCTCCGTGCCCTACGCACATTCTCGCGCTCGCGTGGGCGTGAAGAAGGACTCGAGCCTGAAGAACGTCAGTGAGATCTCCGGTCACACTGCTGCCCAGAGCGCCACCAGCAACTACCGCAAGCTCGTGGAGGAACGCGGCGCCACCATCATCGAAGTCACCGGCTTCGACGAGGCCATCGAGCAGGTGCTCACCGGCCGCGCCGAGCTGACCGCCAACGACTCCGTGTCCTTCGCCGAGTACTTCAAGGAGCACCCGGACGCCAACCTGCGCCTGCTGGAGGGTGAGGTCGGCCCCGGCACCAACGTCGCCGTTCTGCTGCCCAAGAACCAGACCGCGTTGAAGGATGCGATTGACGCCTCCATCAAGAAGCACCTGGGCAACGGCGATTTTAAGGCAATCTTCGAGAAGCACGTGGGCGAGGACTTGAGCCCCACCTCCTAA
- a CDS encoding trans-sulfuration enzyme family protein, with product MSQQNQLEPTGFTTRTIHAVHDSRYDASVPPVYLASTFGTAGEDTTYMYQRGANPTRDDLQATLAALEGAAHAYAYPSGMAATAAALGILEAGDTLLLGMPSYGGTYRFATTELPKRAVKTRFISDFTTLSDEDFTPDVKAVFLETPTNPTLQVTDIAAIAELAHRHGALLIVDNTFMTPYLQRPLELGADITVQSATKFLAGHADLLAGVAATNDPDLAVLLHRGQLVSGALLPPIDSYRLLQDVKTLALRLERQQQNARKLIEFLSERPEVEKIFYPGSSSEAQAEIQSRQARGIGSVFSLLLAEGGDAQAFARALPIFVNAVSLGGIESLVSLPAHTTHGAYAQEHRDEFGVDDRLVRLAIGIEDVQDLTAALEIGLKAAFAG from the coding sequence ATGAGCCAGCAGAACCAGCTCGAACCGACTGGTTTTACCACCCGCACGATTCACGCCGTGCACGATTCCCGCTACGATGCCTCCGTGCCGCCGGTCTACCTGGCTAGCACCTTCGGTACCGCAGGTGAGGACACCACCTACATGTACCAGCGTGGCGCCAACCCCACACGTGACGACCTGCAGGCGACCCTTGCCGCGCTCGAAGGTGCCGCGCACGCTTACGCGTACCCTTCCGGTATGGCAGCTACCGCCGCAGCCCTGGGCATCCTGGAGGCGGGCGATACCCTGCTGCTGGGCATGCCCTCCTACGGCGGCACCTACCGTTTTGCTACGACTGAGCTGCCCAAGCGCGCCGTGAAGACCCGCTTCATCAGCGACTTCACGACCCTGAGCGATGAGGACTTCACCCCGGACGTGAAGGCCGTCTTCCTCGAGACCCCCACGAACCCCACCCTGCAGGTCACCGACATTGCCGCTATTGCGGAGCTGGCGCACCGCCACGGAGCCCTGCTGATCGTGGACAACACCTTTATGACTCCGTACCTGCAGCGTCCCCTGGAGCTCGGCGCGGACATCACCGTGCAGTCCGCCACCAAGTTCCTGGCCGGCCACGCCGACCTGCTCGCCGGTGTTGCGGCCACGAACGACCCCGACCTGGCCGTTCTGCTGCACCGCGGTCAGCTCGTCAGCGGCGCGTTGCTGCCCCCGATTGACTCCTACCGCCTGCTGCAGGACGTGAAGACCCTGGCCCTGCGCCTGGAACGCCAGCAGCAGAACGCCCGCAAGCTCATCGAGTTCCTCTCCGAGCGCCCCGAGGTTGAGAAGATTTTCTACCCCGGTAGCTCTTCTGAGGCGCAGGCCGAGATTCAGTCACGCCAAGCCCGCGGTATTGGTTCCGTATTCTCGCTGCTACTTGCGGAGGGAGGGGATGCACAGGCCTTCGCCCGCGCCCTGCCCATTTTCGTGAACGCCGTGAGCCTGGGCGGTATCGAATCGCTCGTGAGCCTGCCCGCGCATACCACGCACGGGGCTTACGCGCAGGAGCACCGCGACGAGTTCGGGGTGGATGACCGCCTGGTACGCCTGGCAATCGGCATTGAGGATGTTCAGGACCTCACCGCCGCCCTGGAGATTGGCCTGAAGGCCGCCTTCGCCGGTTAG
- a CDS encoding trans-sulfuration enzyme family protein, giving the protein MTGFTTKAIHTTDRDNPYGSILPPIYTTTTYAQPCDGTEGPYDYQRGGNPTRAALETTLATLEGAKHAFAYPSGMGATAAALGILKEGETLLLGMPSYGGTYRFATIELPARGVKTRFIGDFTALTDEDFADNVTMVFLESPSNPLLRVSDIAAIAEIAHRNGAIVVVDNTFMTPLLQKPLDLGADISVQSATKYLGGHADLLGGVAATNDDALAERLWHLQMITGAMLSPTDSYRLLQEVKTLKLRLTQQQKNTIEVINYLEAHPAVKRVLYAGSHSEYEAQVHARQANGLGALISMELVDGADLPAFLEALKIFTHAVSLGGIESLVVRPALMVQAAYTQAHRDEYGVSDNLIRLAIGIEEIEDIIEDLERGLTAALAHQA; this is encoded by the coding sequence ATGACCGGATTTACGACGAAGGCAATTCACACTACGGACCGCGACAACCCGTACGGCTCCATCCTGCCTCCGATCTACACGACCACCACCTACGCCCAGCCCTGTGACGGCACCGAGGGCCCCTACGACTACCAGCGCGGCGGCAACCCCACCCGCGCGGCCCTCGAAACCACGCTCGCAACCCTCGAAGGCGCTAAGCACGCCTTCGCCTACCCCTCCGGAATGGGCGCCACCGCTGCCGCCCTCGGCATCCTCAAAGAAGGCGAAACCCTGCTGCTGGGCATGCCCTCCTACGGCGGCACCTACCGCTTCGCGACCATCGAGCTGCCCGCCCGCGGCGTCAAGACCCGCTTCATCGGCGACTTTACTGCCCTCACCGACGAGGACTTCGCCGACAACGTGACCATGGTGTTCCTGGAGAGCCCCTCCAACCCGCTGCTGCGCGTGAGCGACATCGCCGCCATCGCCGAAATCGCGCACCGCAACGGCGCAATCGTGGTCGTCGACAACACCTTCATGACCCCGCTGCTGCAGAAGCCCCTCGACCTGGGCGCAGACATCAGCGTGCAGTCCGCCACCAAGTACCTGGGCGGCCACGCCGACCTACTCGGAGGCGTCGCCGCAACCAACGATGACGCGCTCGCCGAGCGCCTCTGGCACCTGCAGATGATTACCGGCGCAATGCTCTCGCCCACCGACTCCTACCGCCTGCTGCAGGAGGTCAAGACCCTCAAGCTGCGCCTGACCCAGCAGCAGAAGAACACCATCGAGGTCATCAACTACCTGGAGGCGCACCCCGCCGTGAAGCGCGTGCTCTACGCGGGTTCGCACAGCGAGTATGAGGCGCAGGTGCACGCCCGCCAGGCGAACGGCCTGGGCGCGCTCATCTCCATGGAGCTGGTGGACGGCGCAGACCTGCCCGCCTTCCTCGAAGCCCTGAAGATTTTCACCCACGCGGTGAGCCTGGGCGGTATCGAGTCGCTGGTGGTTCGTCCCGCGCTCATGGTGCAGGCCGCCTACACGCAGGCGCACCGCGACGAATACGGCGTGAGCGACAACCTCATCCGCCTGGCCATCGGCATCGAGGAGATTGAGGACATTATCGAGGATTTGGAGCGCGGCCTGACCGCAGCCCTGGCGCATCAGGCATAG
- a CDS encoding Abi family protein codes for MVSPEESCVFRPSIEEQKEYLVAKRYFPQGTTLSDGDRDVLTRSNFHYLLGYFRNYNKYKNKGFLPEQPNISDVLDIVRMDVEVSSLLYGYIRQSEQAIRAAWVRVFCTHRSPNEYLNPDAYICMDRKKPVDTLIKDMMRHILRYREPYVRERIEQWWKSYARTSSKNPSESLDDWKEVEALREMMQKELPLWSVVDSFSLGLLSRAVVQSYALETSTESGDAEKLLFYKKTAEYMGVNHKHFEVRLKSLTTLRNRVAHGSRLWMMPTTDTSAKPNMFTDDLSEADPKGMLVSFANVAFLQGNSQCQEDAWKAIKDLVEKNKRYYVGVGSRKIFQKQR; via the coding sequence GTGGTTTCACCCGAAGAATCATGCGTATTTCGGCCTTCAATAGAGGAGCAGAAGGAATACCTTGTTGCTAAGAGGTATTTTCCTCAGGGAACGACTCTGAGCGATGGTGATCGAGACGTGCTTACACGCTCTAATTTCCACTACCTTCTGGGATACTTTCGTAATTACAATAAATACAAGAACAAGGGATTTCTGCCTGAGCAGCCAAACATCTCAGATGTTTTAGATATTGTGCGTATGGATGTGGAGGTTTCTTCCCTCCTGTATGGATACATCAGGCAGAGCGAACAGGCGATTCGAGCTGCATGGGTGCGCGTATTCTGCACTCATCGCAGTCCAAATGAGTACCTCAACCCGGATGCATATATCTGCATGGATCGGAAGAAACCAGTAGATACGCTCATCAAAGATATGATGCGGCATATCCTGCGATACCGTGAACCGTATGTTCGTGAGCGTATTGAGCAGTGGTGGAAATCTTACGCTAGAACTTCCTCTAAAAATCCCTCTGAAAGCTTGGATGACTGGAAGGAGGTTGAGGCGCTTCGAGAGATGATGCAAAAAGAGCTTCCCCTGTGGTCTGTTGTTGATTCGTTTTCTTTGGGGCTTCTCTCCCGCGCAGTGGTCCAAAGTTATGCTTTGGAAACCTCCACTGAATCTGGAGATGCTGAAAAGTTGCTGTTCTACAAAAAGACCGCAGAGTATATGGGGGTGAACCATAAGCACTTTGAGGTTCGTCTTAAGTCTCTGACTACTCTGAGAAACCGTGTAGCTCATGGTTCTCGTCTTTGGATGATGCCAACGACTGATACCTCTGCAAAGCCTAATATGTTTACTGATGACCTCAGTGAGGCGGACCCGAAGGGTATGTTGGTCAGCTTCGCTAACGTTGCTTTCTTGCAGGGAAACAGCCAATGTCAGGAGGACGCGTGGAAAGCGATAAAAGATTTAGTGGAAAAGAATAAGCGCTACTACGTTGGTGTAGGTTCGCGGAAAATCTTCCAAAAACAGCGATAG
- a CDS encoding CoA-binding protein: MTEKRTWVGPSAPERLNILRNTRTIAIVGMSDKISRASYFVATYLQSASPYKLYFVNPILAAKGKLVLGQPVYPSLQDLPEVPDLVEIFRRNEDLPGVVQEAVDLGAKTVWMQLGSWNEDAAAIGEAAGLNVVMDKCVKIEHARFHGGLHLAGFNTGVISSKRQVLSK; this comes from the coding sequence ATGACTGAGAAGCGTACCTGGGTGGGTCCTTCCGCCCCTGAGCGTCTGAACATTCTGCGTAACACCCGCACAATCGCGATTGTGGGTATGAGCGATAAGATTTCGCGTGCTTCGTACTTTGTGGCGACGTACCTGCAGTCGGCGTCGCCGTACAAGCTGTATTTTGTGAACCCGATTCTGGCTGCGAAGGGCAAGCTTGTGCTGGGTCAGCCGGTGTACCCGTCGCTGCAGGACCTGCCGGAGGTCCCGGATCTGGTGGAGATTTTCCGCCGTAATGAGGACCTGCCGGGCGTGGTTCAGGAGGCTGTGGATCTGGGCGCGAAGACCGTGTGGATGCAGCTGGGCTCCTGGAACGAGGATGCAGCCGCGATTGGTGAGGCTGCCGGCCTGAACGTGGTGATGGATAAGTGCGTGAAGATTGAGCATGCGCGTTTCCACGGTGGCCTGCACTTGGCTGGTTTCAATACGGGCGTGATTTCTTCGAAGCGTCAGGTGCTGTCGAAGTAA
- a CDS encoding O-acetylhomoserine aminocarboxypropyltransferase/cysteine synthase family protein: protein MAEHTFGFRTRALHAGGTPDAEHGARAVPIYQTTSFVFKDADDAANLFSLQKYGNIYSRLSNPTVAALEERIASLEGGIGAVATASGMAAEFITFAALCQQGDHIVASSQLYGGTVTQLDVSLRRFGIETTFVPGTDPADYKAALTENTKAIYTEIVANPSGEVADLEGLAEVAHEAGIPLVVDATLSTPYLIRPIEHGADIVIHSVTKFLGGHGTTLGGIVVESGRFNWGNGNFPSMTEPVPSYNGVSWWGNFGEYGFLTKLRSEQLRDFGPSLSPQAAFNLLQGVETLPQRMDAHLANAKQVVNWLVEDQRIAYVNYAGLEDHPHHERAKKLLPLGVGSVFSFGVKGTEKASGRLVGGEFIGALQLASHLANIGDSRTLVLHPGSTTHQQLTAEQLAAGGVGEDLIRISVGLEDVEDIIWDLDQALTYATGLNHAGERVGESSADKIVEAEEAVAAAKAAEDAAAAEAAAGVSCSLPTTTQEEK, encoded by the coding sequence ATGGCTGAACACACTTTCGGCTTCCGCACCCGCGCACTACACGCGGGTGGCACCCCCGACGCTGAACACGGTGCCCGCGCGGTCCCCATCTACCAGACCACCTCCTTCGTCTTCAAAGACGCTGACGACGCCGCTAACCTCTTCTCCCTGCAGAAGTACGGCAACATCTATTCGCGCCTGTCCAACCCCACCGTCGCCGCGCTGGAGGAGCGCATCGCCTCCCTCGAAGGCGGTATCGGTGCGGTAGCGACCGCCTCCGGCATGGCTGCCGAGTTCATTACCTTCGCGGCTCTGTGCCAGCAGGGCGACCACATTGTTGCTTCTTCGCAGCTGTACGGCGGCACCGTCACCCAGCTGGACGTGTCCCTGCGCCGCTTCGGCATTGAGACCACCTTCGTGCCCGGCACCGACCCCGCCGACTACAAGGCGGCGCTGACCGAGAACACCAAGGCGATTTACACCGAGATTGTGGCGAACCCCTCCGGTGAGGTTGCCGATCTGGAAGGCCTCGCAGAGGTCGCCCACGAGGCGGGCATCCCCCTGGTCGTGGACGCAACCCTGTCCACCCCCTACCTGATTCGCCCCATCGAGCATGGCGCGGACATCGTCATTCACTCGGTCACCAAGTTCCTGGGCGGTCACGGCACCACCCTCGGCGGTATCGTCGTCGAGTCCGGTCGCTTCAACTGGGGTAACGGCAACTTCCCGTCCATGACCGAGCCGGTTCCCTCCTACAACGGCGTGTCCTGGTGGGGTAACTTCGGTGAGTACGGCTTCCTGACCAAGCTGCGTTCTGAGCAGCTGCGTGACTTCGGCCCGTCGCTGAGCCCGCAGGCTGCGTTCAACCTGCTGCAGGGCGTTGAGACCCTGCCGCAGCGTATGGACGCGCACCTGGCGAACGCTAAGCAGGTTGTGAACTGGCTGGTTGAGGATCAGCGTATCGCCTATGTGAACTACGCTGGCCTGGAAGACCACCCGCACCACGAGCGCGCGAAGAAGCTGCTGCCGCTGGGTGTCGGTTCCGTGTTCTCCTTCGGTGTCAAGGGCACCGAGAAGGCGTCCGGCCGCCTGGTCGGTGGCGAGTTCATTGGCGCGCTGCAGCTGGCAAGCCACCTGGCGAACATTGGTGACTCTCGTACCCTGGTGCTGCACCCGGGTTCGACCACGCACCAGCAGCTGACCGCTGAGCAGCTGGCCGCTGGTGGTGTTGGCGAGGACCTGATCCGCATTTCGGTGGGTCTGGAAGACGTTGAAGACATCATTTGGGACCTGGACCAGGCGCTGACCTACGCGACCGGCCTGAACCACGCCGGTGAGCGTGTGGGCGAGTCCAGCGCAGACAAGATTGTGGAGGCTGAGGAGGCGGTTGCCGCCGCTAAGGCCGCCGAGGACGCTGCCGCCGCTGAGGCTGCTGCTGGCGTATCCTGCTCCCTGCCTACTACCACTCAGGAGGAAAAGTAA
- a CDS encoding ATP-binding protein — protein sequence METNTAELIENLRRSQAENGQVEVKAAAGGFPKSVLETVSAFANGDGGTILLGLTDPAEGLQPVEGFNAQAVHDASVEAIRSKITPRPPVDIHIEAVDIEAAEGQHRIVRIDVLPGDPTQKPYYIEAHGMYNGSYQRVGEADIRLTKYEIDRLLENRSQPRYDEELISEASFKDLSPTLVSAYVARLREEQPRVFAALSDREVLLQARILRIDSEGREVPTLGALLAMGSYPQAFFPQLMMSVVVLPGEELGEVTEDGRRFLDNHSCTGPIPSMLDEAMGVLVRNMRKTSTMEGLNSSGIGRVERYEYPLEAIRELLVNALMHRDYSPGARGSQVQVELYTNRLVVRSPGGIYGAVTIRDFGQPGVSSTRNSYLASILTDLPDPGTGRLIAENRASGIPTVLRALKDAGLPAPQFADRLLYVQVTLMQPPQGMSSTEQKTAHEDKTQQTTHSDGKRSADTAEPAGADASLDGLSERQAGIVRGLRAQGEAVSAAFIQEHWGRGASRTSITNDLRSLVDAKLIVPTAPPRSKNRKYRAA from the coding sequence ATGGAAACTAACACCGCCGAACTCATCGAAAACCTACGCCGCAGTCAGGCTGAAAATGGACAGGTAGAAGTCAAAGCTGCAGCTGGCGGGTTCCCCAAGTCCGTTCTTGAAACCGTTAGCGCCTTCGCCAACGGCGACGGTGGCACCATTCTTCTCGGCCTCACCGACCCGGCAGAAGGTCTACAGCCTGTTGAAGGTTTCAACGCGCAGGCAGTCCATGATGCATCCGTTGAGGCAATCCGTTCCAAGATCACGCCTCGACCCCCGGTAGACATTCACATTGAGGCGGTAGATATTGAGGCGGCAGAGGGCCAGCACCGTATCGTGCGCATCGATGTGCTCCCCGGCGACCCGACGCAGAAGCCCTACTACATCGAAGCACACGGCATGTATAACGGCTCCTACCAGCGTGTTGGAGAGGCCGATATTCGCCTGACTAAGTACGAGATTGACCGCCTCCTAGAGAACCGCAGTCAGCCCCGCTATGACGAGGAGCTGATTAGTGAGGCAAGCTTCAAAGACCTCTCCCCCACCCTTGTGAGCGCCTATGTCGCTCGCCTGCGCGAGGAGCAGCCTCGTGTTTTTGCGGCGCTTTCTGACCGTGAGGTTCTTCTGCAGGCACGCATTCTACGCATCGATTCTGAGGGCCGAGAAGTGCCCACTCTTGGAGCGCTTCTCGCCATGGGTTCATACCCGCAGGCATTCTTCCCGCAGCTGATGATGAGCGTTGTTGTGCTTCCCGGTGAAGAGCTTGGTGAGGTTACTGAGGACGGTCGACGTTTCCTCGACAATCACAGCTGTACCGGTCCTATCCCCTCCATGTTGGATGAAGCTATGGGCGTTTTGGTTCGCAATATGCGCAAAACGTCCACGATGGAGGGCCTCAACAGCAGCGGTATCGGGCGGGTTGAGCGCTACGAGTATCCACTGGAGGCTATCCGTGAGCTCTTGGTCAACGCTCTCATGCACCGCGACTACTCCCCGGGTGCGCGCGGCTCACAGGTGCAGGTTGAGCTCTACACCAACCGCCTGGTGGTGCGTAGCCCGGGTGGTATTTACGGTGCTGTAACTATCCGAGATTTCGGTCAGCCCGGTGTTTCTTCAACCCGCAATAGCTACTTGGCAAGCATTCTGACTGACCTGCCCGACCCGGGGACAGGGCGTTTGATTGCAGAGAATAGGGCTTCCGGTATTCCCACGGTTCTGCGCGCGCTGAAGGATGCGGGTCTGCCCGCTCCCCAGTTTGCTGACCGTCTACTCTATGTGCAGGTTACTCTGATGCAGCCCCCGCAGGGTATGTCTTCTACGGAACAGAAGACCGCGCACGAGGATAAGACTCAGCAAACAACCCATTCCGATGGCAAACGTTCAGCCGACACCGCCGAACCGGCGGGGGCCGACGCGTCGCTTGATGGCCTCAGTGAACGCCAGGCTGGCATTGTGCGCGGTCTGCGTGCACAGGGCGAGGCGGTTTCTGCGGCGTTTATCCAGGAGCATTGGGGTCGGGGTGCATCACGTACTTCCATTACGAATGACCTGCGCAGTCTTGTGGATGCGAAGCTGATTGTCCCGACGGCTCCGCCGCGTAGCAAGAACCGTAAGTATCGCGCTGCTTAG
- a CDS encoding YwqG family protein → MLDNKPFKDIEKQAKHVIDLLNQEGARKKAIALKPFVPAEPLPQTASKFGGRPYLPAGESAPTNEKGEPLGMIAQINCAELPENDLYPATGLLQFWMDPNDEECLWGFDYENPTSQKNFRVIYYETLGEPNPDAPFPNVDWDEGGWPIGGFDCESGPLELEYGMTFEVREQGVTASGYDYYDVFGAKWDEIYPDEKLPEAHENPYKNQARREALYELTEPFESEEEYSHVGGYPFFVQNDPREEFKELRGHTVNLLTIVSESENEENEDEEIEIMWGDAGAANWLITPEALAARDFTNVAFEWSCG, encoded by the coding sequence ATGCTCGACAACAAGCCGTTCAAGGACATTGAGAAGCAGGCGAAGCACGTTATCGACCTGCTCAACCAGGAAGGCGCTCGAAAGAAGGCTATCGCGTTGAAGCCCTTCGTTCCCGCCGAACCGCTGCCGCAGACCGCCTCCAAGTTTGGTGGTCGCCCCTACCTGCCTGCCGGCGAGTCTGCGCCGACCAATGAGAAGGGTGAGCCGCTGGGCATGATCGCGCAGATTAACTGCGCTGAGCTGCCCGAGAATGACCTGTACCCCGCCACCGGTCTGCTGCAGTTCTGGATGGACCCGAACGACGAAGAATGCTTGTGGGGTTTTGATTATGAGAACCCGACCTCGCAGAAGAACTTCCGTGTTATCTACTACGAGACTCTGGGTGAGCCGAACCCGGATGCTCCGTTCCCCAACGTGGACTGGGACGAGGGCGGCTGGCCTATTGGCGGTTTCGACTGTGAGAGCGGCCCGCTTGAGCTTGAGTACGGCATGACCTTTGAGGTGCGTGAGCAGGGTGTGACCGCCTCCGGCTACGACTACTACGATGTTTTTGGTGCGAAGTGGGATGAAATCTACCCGGACGAGAAATTGCCCGAAGCGCACGAGAACCCGTACAAGAACCAGGCACGCCGCGAAGCCCTCTACGAGCTGACGGAGCCCTTCGAGTCGGAGGAAGAGTATTCCCACGTGGGCGGATACCCGTTCTTTGTGCAGAATGACCCGCGTGAGGAGTTCAAGGAGCTGCGTGGCCACACGGTGAACCTGCTGACTATTGTCTCTGAATCGGAGAATGAGGAGAACGAAGACGAAGAGATTGAGATCATGTGGGGTGATGCCGGTGCGGCGAACTGGCTGATTACTCCGGAGGCGCTTGCCGCCCGCGACTTCACCAATGTCGCCTTTGAATGGTCTTGCGGCTAA
- a CDS encoding YwqG family protein, producing MPKNKPSEETLAQVRRVIDALNERGARKQAIRLKVTRPDAPLPQTASKFGGRPYLPAGESAPTNEKGAPLGMIAQINCADLPENDIYPATGLLQFWINPNDEECLWGYDYENPLSQKNHRVIYYETLGEPNPDAPFPNVNWDDYGWPYGRDGKGTAEEVVEYALAFEPWEQGFLDGGFEIYDRFADAWDEMYPNQKLPEEPNARDNASYNLLEPFESEERDYSHIGGYPSFVQDDPRDEFEELRDHTVNLLTIESEWGEDADEGVYVMWGDAGAANWLITPEALAARDFSQVVFEWACG from the coding sequence ATGCCGAAGAATAAGCCCTCCGAAGAGACCCTGGCGCAGGTACGCCGCGTCATCGACGCACTCAACGAGCGTGGTGCCCGTAAGCAAGCAATCCGCCTTAAAGTGACCCGCCCCGACGCGCCGCTGCCGCAGACTGCCTCCAAGTTTGGTGGCCGCCCCTACCTGCCTGCCGGGGAGTCTGCGCCGACGAATGAGAAGGGTGCGCCGCTGGGCATGATCGCGCAGATTAACTGTGCCGACCTGCCCGAGAATGACATTTACCCGGCGACCGGTCTGCTGCAGTTCTGGATCAACCCCAACGACGAAGAATGCTTGTGGGGTTACGACTACGAGAACCCGCTCTCGCAGAAGAACCACCGCGTGATCTACTACGAGACGTTGGGTGAACCGAACCCGGATGCCCCGTTCCCCAACGTGAACTGGGATGACTACGGTTGGCCCTATGGTCGTGACGGCAAGGGTACCGCTGAGGAGGTTGTTGAGTACGCACTTGCCTTCGAGCCCTGGGAGCAGGGCTTCCTGGACGGCGGCTTCGAAATCTACGACCGGTTCGCTGACGCCTGGGACGAAATGTACCCGAACCAGAAGCTTCCCGAGGAGCCGAACGCACGCGATAACGCCTCCTATAACCTGCTGGAGCCCTTCGAATCGGAGGAGAGGGATTACTCGCATATTGGCGGCTACCCTTCGTTTGTGCAGGACGACCCGCGCGACGAGTTCGAGGAGCTGCGCGACCACACGGTGAACCTGCTGACTATCGAGTCGGAGTGGGGCGAGGACGCTGATGAGGGCGTGTACGTGATGTGGGGTGATGCCGGTGCGGCGAACTGGCTGATTACCCCGGAGGCGCTTGCCGCCCGCGACTTCTCGCAGGTCGTCTTTGAGTGGGCTTGCGGCTAG